One segment of Panicum virgatum strain AP13 chromosome 1K, P.virgatum_v5, whole genome shotgun sequence DNA contains the following:
- the LOC120655303 gene encoding uncharacterized protein LOC120655303, with amino-acid sequence MQKRAVAVAVGAAAVVLGLAAAVLGFAAEYASQKAFVRSDAFRCEYRRTPALAWGVLAAVLSLAAVALVTAASGCFGRFNAAAPAAAGRRRGGCARTACAAVAWYVVLLLLLLPQQRRLRCAIHLLSSDYAPAPRAIVVDYSCLLPSARRLVAAAAMFLYGASRSAGGGGGGGGGTGGFTAIRRRPGRNRDGGDRPFDFVCDELRGVFVSASIAAAVAVACAVAAYVDALQQRSQTATPTLGGVAMGPPNPVPVAYPAQPPYGGYGGKQPAGTS; translated from the exons ATGCAGAagcgcgcggtggcggtggcggtgggcgcggcggccgtcgtgctcggcctcgccgccgccgtcctgggGTTCGCCGCCGAGTATGCCAGCCAAAAg gcTTTCGTGAGGTCCGACGCGTTCCGCTGCGAGTACCGGCGCACGCCAGCGCTGGCCTGGGGCGTCCTCGCCGCGGTGCTCTCGCTGGCCGCCGTGGCGCTCGTCACCGCGGCCAGCGGCTGCTTCGGCCGCTTCAACGCCGCCGCacccgcggcggccgggagacggcgcggcggctgcgccAGGACGGCGTGCGCGGCAGTCGCGTGGTACGttgtcctcctcctgctgctgctgccgcaacAGCGCCGGCTCCGGTGTGCTATACACCTTCTTTCCTCCGATtatgcgccggcgccgcgggctATCGTTGTTGATTATTCTTGCTTGCTGCCGAGCGCGCGcaggctggtggcggcggcggcgatgttccTGTACGGCGCGTCGCggagcgcggggggggggggggggggggggggggggacgggggGCTTCACCGCGATCAGGCGGCGGCCCGGGCGCAACAGAGACGGCGGCGACCGCCCCTTCGACTTCGTCTGCGACgagctcaggggggtcttcgTGTCGGCGTCCATCGCGGCCGCCGTTGCCGTCGCCTGCGCGGTCGCGGCCTACGTCGACGCCCTCCAGCAGAGGAGCCAGACGGCCACGCCCACGCTGGGCGGCGTCGCGATGGGGCCGCCAAACCCGGTTCCCGTGGCTTACCCGGCTCAACCGCCGTACGGTGGCTACGGCGGCAAGCAACCTGCGGGTACATCTTGA